In the genome of Aphidius gifuensis isolate YNYX2018 linkage group LG6, ASM1490517v1, whole genome shotgun sequence, the window ATAAACATcaactttataaaataaaaaattacaaaataaaaaaaattaaatattgtcagtcaataaattataacaaacaTACCAtcaattgttttgttttttttttttttattctatttaaaaaaaaaaataattttacacaataaaaatgcaacaagtcaattacaataatttagcatttttttttttttttttaaatataaaaatgagctAATGACAATgtatttcatcattaaataattctcAGTCAAAGAAACatgtcagaaaaaaaaaaaaaatacattgtatgaataaaaagaggaaaataaaaaataaaaagaatatattaaaaataatttaaggaATCCATTCAACTtcatttgtttcaattttttcacgtGGAATTGGTTTATtagttgttgatttatttgtttcttcTTTTCCagttattttatgataaactTTACTTCCAGCACTGGCAACCCATTCAACACCATCACCAATTTTTTCACcagcttttttaaataatttaccaaaattttCAGCACTAAATGTACCAggattaatatcaatattaactgGATCATCACCATTTTGACATCCAGTTTGTGGTACAATACTAAGTTCAAATGGATCAACACCAAATTTACTTAGCTTACTACGTAAATCATCAATTACTGATTGATCAAGTTCTTTACTACGTGATAATATTGTGGCACTTTGACGATGTGCTATTTTAAGTCCTTGACATGTAAATATACCAGCATATGTTTTATAATCTGTTGCAAAAACAACATGTGATGCTGATCCAGCAATgcctaattaaataaatttataaattaatatactaatAGACTATTTATCCCAATTTACAAGCCTCAAAATTAAACTTACTCAGTGGAAAATTAACAGTCATAAGAGCTGGTGTACTTGGTTCAGGAACAGTAAGTTCACCAGTATAACGATACTCATGTTTAAGTGGAGTCAAGCctgaaacatttaaaaataaaaataaaatatatataataataaattttaagtataGTTTAGATGATCACAATGACCACTTGACTGAGCATTTATCTTATTGACATtccctctttatttttttttattattattagtcctttattattattttttatttcattttgtatttgaCTTGATTTGTGACTCATCACTCAAATTGTCCttcaacatttatattttatttgtcattgctaaatttttttatatattcaagtttGCTTTATGTAGTgcatgttatattttttaaatttaaaaattat includes:
- the LOC122859111 gene encoding apolipoprotein D-like — protein: MGLLINHLGIIAGIIAVASAHSYHMGSCPIVQPMQNFRIHDFLGHWYVIQKTSTGSKCIGYNYTRGDEPGLYTIKQDSNHLLLGLTPLKHEYRYTGELTVPEPSTPALMTVNFPLSIAGSASHVVFATDYKTYAGIFTCQGLKIAHRQSATILSRSKELDQSVIDDLRSKLSKFGVDPFELSIVPQTGCQNGDDPVNIDINPGTFSAENFGKLFKKAGEKIGDGVEWVASAGSKVYHKITGKEETNKSTTNKPIPREKIETNEVEWIP